The proteins below come from a single Corynebacterium cystitidis genomic window:
- a CDS encoding O-acetylhomoserine/O-acetylserine sulfhydrylase, with translation MPKYDNSNASEWAFETQAIHAGQQLDAEYGARNQPIYMTTSYVFDDAQHAENRFNLSDAGPIYTRLNNPTTTALENRLTTLEGGVGAVAFSSGQAAETAAIINLASAGDHIVTSPRLYGGTETLFQVTLKRMGIDVTFVDNPDDPESWQAAVQPNTKAFFGETFGNPIADVLDIPAVAEVAHRNQVPLIVDNTIATAALARPLTLGADIVVASLTKFYTGNGAAMGGILVDGGKFDWTVERDGEPVFPYFVNPDPAYHGLKYADLGAPAFSLKARAGVIRDTGATISPFNAWLTLQGLDTLGLRVDKHNENAQQVAEFLAGHDKVESVNFAGLEASPWFETKQRLGYRYTGSVLSFNITGDQNDRTNAWKFIDALTLHSNLANIGDVRSLVVHPASTTHSQSDEAGLQRAGISQATVRLSVGIENIDDIIADLERGFAAI, from the coding sequence ATGCCTAAGTATGACAACTCCAACGCGTCTGAGTGGGCATTTGAGACTCAGGCTATTCACGCGGGCCAGCAGCTGGACGCGGAGTATGGTGCCCGCAACCAGCCGATTTACATGACCACCTCCTACGTGTTTGATGATGCGCAGCACGCGGAGAACCGCTTTAACCTGTCGGATGCGGGCCCGATTTATACCCGCCTGAATAATCCCACTACCACGGCGCTTGAAAACCGCCTGACCACTTTGGAAGGTGGCGTGGGTGCTGTGGCGTTCTCTTCGGGACAGGCCGCCGAAACTGCGGCGATTATTAACCTGGCCTCTGCTGGCGATCACATTGTTACCTCCCCTCGCTTGTACGGTGGCACCGAAACCCTATTCCAGGTTACTCTCAAGCGCATGGGCATCGACGTGACCTTCGTGGACAATCCGGACGATCCCGAGTCCTGGCAGGCAGCCGTCCAGCCCAACACGAAGGCGTTTTTCGGCGAGACTTTTGGCAACCCGATCGCGGATGTGCTCGACATTCCTGCCGTCGCGGAGGTGGCACACCGTAACCAGGTGCCCCTCATCGTGGACAACACCATCGCTACCGCAGCGCTGGCACGCCCTCTAACCTTGGGCGCTGACATTGTCGTTGCGTCATTGACCAAGTTTTATACCGGCAACGGTGCTGCGATGGGTGGCATCCTCGTCGACGGTGGCAAGTTTGACTGGACCGTGGAGCGCGATGGCGAGCCAGTATTTCCCTACTTCGTCAACCCTGACCCTGCCTACCACGGCCTGAAGTATGCTGACCTCGGTGCGCCTGCGTTCTCGCTGAAGGCGCGCGCTGGCGTGATCCGCGATACAGGCGCCACTATCTCCCCGTTTAATGCGTGGCTCACTCTTCAAGGCCTGGATACGTTAGGGTTGCGCGTCGATAAGCACAATGAAAACGCGCAGCAGGTCGCCGAGTTCCTGGCGGGCCATGACAAGGTGGAGTCGGTGAATTTTGCGGGTCTTGAGGCCTCGCCGTGGTTCGAGACGAAGCAGCGTTTGGGCTATCGGTACACCGGCTCGGTATTGTCATTCAATATTACTGGCGATCAGAATGACCGCACGAACGCGTGGAAATTCATCGATGCGCTCACGCTGCACTCGAACCTGGCCAATATTGGTGATGTCCGCTCGCTGGTGGTGCACCCAGCGTCGACCACCCACTCGCAATCCGACGAGGCGGGGCTGCAGCGCGCGGGCATCTCCCAGGCCACGGTGCGTTTGTCTGTAGGCATTGAGAATATCGACGATATTATCGCCGACCTCGAGCGCGGTTTTGCTGCCATCTAA
- the metX gene encoding homoserine O-acetyltransferase MetX, with protein sequence MFALADEGTLAHQRIGDFTTEAGATIADVSIAYQRWGEFCGDPQGKNNVLLVEHALTGDSDAATWWDGLIGPGKALDTDHWCVICTNVIGGCNGSTGPSSIHPDGLAWGSRFPAISIRDQVHAEYFFLEALGIHQVHAVLGGSMGGARTLEWTVLFPETVSYACVIAVSARSSAWQIGIQTAQISAIVRDPDWHGGNYYATGSSPNAGLAAARRIAHLTYRGEQELDERFGTMPQAGEDPLGPFRDEHQRFAVQSYLDYQGDKLVERFDAGSYVTLTDALNRHDIGRDRGGLNRALASSMVPTMIVGVDTDILYPYHQQEHLSRNIGNLLAMAKIVSPVGHDAFLVETRQMDRILRNFLTLTQQVPSPDELAKKRGLFNI encoded by the coding sequence GTGTTTGCACTTGCCGACGAGGGTACCCTCGCCCACCAGCGCATCGGGGACTTCACCACCGAGGCCGGTGCAACCATCGCTGATGTGTCTATCGCTTACCAGCGCTGGGGAGAATTCTGTGGCGATCCCCAAGGCAAAAACAATGTGCTCCTGGTCGAGCATGCCCTGACCGGCGACTCGGATGCCGCGACATGGTGGGACGGCCTGATCGGGCCCGGCAAAGCACTTGATACTGATCATTGGTGCGTGATCTGCACCAACGTGATCGGCGGCTGCAATGGTTCTACTGGCCCGTCCAGCATTCACCCGGACGGCCTGGCGTGGGGCTCGCGCTTTCCCGCTATTTCGATCCGCGACCAGGTCCACGCAGAATACTTTTTTCTCGAGGCGTTGGGGATCCACCAGGTGCACGCTGTGTTGGGTGGCTCGATGGGTGGCGCCCGCACCCTGGAATGGACCGTGTTATTCCCCGAAACGGTGAGTTATGCCTGCGTCATCGCTGTGTCGGCACGGTCGAGCGCGTGGCAGATCGGCATCCAGACCGCCCAGATTTCCGCGATTGTGCGCGACCCTGATTGGCATGGCGGCAACTACTATGCCACAGGTTCCTCCCCCAACGCAGGGCTAGCGGCCGCTCGTCGTATAGCGCACCTGACCTACCGCGGCGAGCAGGAACTCGACGAACGCTTTGGCACCATGCCACAGGCAGGCGAGGATCCGCTTGGGCCGTTCCGCGATGAACACCAGCGCTTTGCTGTGCAGAGCTACCTCGACTACCAAGGTGACAAACTGGTTGAGCGTTTCGACGCAGGCTCTTATGTCACGCTGACAGACGCGCTCAACCGCCACGATATTGGCCGCGACCGAGGCGGGTTAAATCGGGCGCTTGCCTCGTCGATGGTGCCAACCATGATTGTGGGGGTGGACACAGACATCCTCTACCCGTACCACCAGCAGGAACATCTCTCGCGCAACATTGGTAATTTGCTGGCGATGGCGAAAATCGTCTCACCTGTGGGGCATGATGCCTTCCTCGTCGAAACGCGTCAGATGGACCGGATTCTGCGCAATTTTTTGACGTTGACGCAACAAGTGCCGTCGCCGGACGAGCTGGCCAAGAAGCGCGGGCTGTTCAACATTTAG
- a CDS encoding DUF3017 domain-containing protein has product MPTLVNPHDLKQKPSKLPAWVQYGGIALFVVGLAVASGLALTAHWRRASFVLGLTMIWLAVLRLTCDSRKIGLVAVRSRRFDTLFTTALGAAMVWLAVSVDSLGS; this is encoded by the coding sequence ATGCCAACGCTGGTTAACCCTCACGACCTCAAACAAAAACCATCGAAGCTACCCGCGTGGGTGCAATACGGCGGGATCGCACTGTTCGTTGTGGGCCTGGCCGTGGCCTCCGGCTTGGCGCTCACCGCACACTGGCGGCGCGCGTCATTCGTGCTGGGACTGACGATGATCTGGCTGGCCGTACTGCGCTTGACCTGCGACTCCCGCAAAATAGGCCTCGTTGCCGTGCGGTCGCGTAGGTTCGATACGCTGTTCACAACAGCGCTCGGGGCGGCAATGGTGTGGTTAGCGGTCTCCGTCGATTCGCTGGGCAGCTAA
- a CDS encoding bifunctional methylenetetrahydrofolate dehydrogenase/methenyltetrahydrofolate cyclohydrolase, with the protein MTAMKLDGKLYRDEIFADLKERVAALREKGITPGLATVLVGDDPASQNYVRMKHQDCEKLGINSIQKHLAADATQQDVEALIDELNADNSVTGYIVQLPLPKQIDENAILERIDPDKDADGLHPVNLGKLVLNEPAPLPCTPNGAIHLLKRFGVELDGAKVVVIGRGVTVGRPIGLLLTRRSENSTVTLCHTGTKDLKTETVNADVIIAAAGVPLMLTADMVKPGAAVLDVGVSRVDGKTTGDVHPDVWDIAGAVSPNPGGVGPLTRAFLVRNVVERAEQHANAG; encoded by the coding sequence GTGACTGCAATGAAATTGGACGGCAAACTCTACCGCGACGAAATCTTCGCGGACCTCAAGGAACGCGTAGCGGCGCTGCGCGAGAAAGGCATCACGCCAGGCCTGGCCACGGTGCTGGTCGGCGATGATCCCGCCAGCCAGAACTACGTGCGCATGAAACACCAGGACTGCGAAAAACTGGGGATCAACTCTATACAGAAGCACCTTGCGGCAGACGCAACGCAGCAGGATGTGGAAGCGCTTATCGACGAACTCAACGCCGACAACTCCGTCACAGGCTATATCGTGCAGCTACCACTGCCGAAGCAGATCGACGAAAACGCCATTCTTGAGCGCATTGACCCCGACAAAGATGCCGACGGCCTCCATCCGGTGAACCTGGGCAAGCTGGTACTCAACGAGCCGGCACCGCTGCCATGCACCCCGAATGGTGCGATCCACCTGCTCAAGCGCTTCGGCGTGGAACTCGACGGGGCCAAGGTAGTTGTGATTGGCCGCGGCGTAACCGTGGGGCGCCCAATCGGTTTGCTGCTGACCCGTCGCAGTGAAAACTCCACCGTCACCCTGTGTCACACCGGCACCAAAGACCTGAAGACGGAAACGGTCAACGCAGACGTGATCATCGCCGCCGCCGGCGTGCCACTCATGCTCACCGCAGACATGGTCAAGCCAGGGGCAGCGGTGCTTGATGTGGGGGTCTCCCGCGTCGATGGTAAAACCACCGGCGACGTCCACCCCGACGTGTGGGACATAGCCGGTGCCGTATCGCCCAACCCTGGAGGCGTAGGCCCCCTAACACGCGCGTTTCTGGTGCGCAACGTGGTGGAACGGGCTGAACAGCATGCCAACGCTGGTTAA
- a CDS encoding tRNA (cytidine(34)-2'-O)-methyltransferase: MSDLHVIFDNPVIPPNTGNAIRMCAGTGATLHLVEPLGFSLDDKHLRRSGLDYHDLAHVVVHPDIDACFAALPSSRIFAFTTGASDFYTSVEFRPGDALLFGTEPTGLSDEHLAHPRITQELRIPMLPGRRSMNLSNSAAVATYEAWRQLGFGGGV, encoded by the coding sequence GTGTCAGATCTGCATGTCATCTTCGATAATCCTGTCATTCCTCCCAATACCGGTAATGCAATCCGCATGTGTGCAGGGACAGGTGCCACGTTGCACCTGGTCGAACCACTCGGGTTTTCGCTGGATGATAAGCATTTGCGCCGCTCCGGGCTTGATTATCATGATCTGGCCCACGTGGTGGTCCACCCGGACATTGATGCGTGTTTCGCTGCCCTTCCGAGCTCGCGTATTTTCGCCTTTACGACGGGCGCGTCTGACTTTTACACCTCTGTTGAGTTCCGGCCCGGCGATGCTTTGTTGTTCGGCACAGAGCCAACAGGGCTTTCCGACGAGCACTTGGCCCACCCGCGTATCACGCAGGAGCTGCGCATTCCGATGCTGCCGGGGCGGCGTTCTATGAATCTGTCTAACTCGGCAGCGGTGGCGACGTATGAGGCATGGCGCCAACTTGGTTTTGGTGGCGGTGTTTAA
- a CDS encoding HNH endonuclease signature motif containing protein gives MSSKDPLARRQTVIRQAEFDLWEEIYLTSTTPASENDWEEFTASLRAKIGVGKKLVHDNLLVMETLDWLPGFREIVVELGHVDMYTLRQIITATTCDTFWDDEHVRGLVDELLVDLYHPTKPNQSLPNVRTVKGKVTELLRQLAPEDDPEDNQEAADNPEETSAFDPPSHWVEENANGTFTTSATWDALTTAKIVALIRKYATENNVSFAEAHARLILDKPEISLVLNLYQAGDIAHAPVWMPGVGDLNRTDSTRAADLATTVRDITDARDAETDSYTPTARIKAYVEGRDGTCRFPGCTRPAMYTDKDHRVDHAAGGPTSPHNLLSLCRHHHNKKTDGSIGYLLDGYSGDVYWLYKDGTWEVDEATGPLSPKKANWLVTFNDIIQKSKRKPGPRRKPPKIPAGMDADAPPF, from the coding sequence GTGAGTTCAAAGGACCCCCTGGCGCGTAGGCAGACCGTTATCCGACAGGCAGAGTTTGACCTCTGGGAGGAAATCTACCTCACGTCCACGACACCAGCTTCCGAGAATGATTGGGAGGAGTTCACAGCTTCCCTCCGTGCAAAAATCGGCGTTGGTAAGAAATTGGTCCACGACAATCTTTTGGTCATGGAAACCTTAGACTGGCTGCCAGGATTTCGTGAGATTGTTGTTGAGTTAGGCCACGTGGACATGTACACCCTGCGCCAGATCATCACGGCCACCACATGCGATACATTCTGGGACGATGAGCACGTACGCGGGCTTGTCGACGAGCTCTTGGTTGATCTATACCACCCCACCAAGCCCAACCAGTCGCTGCCTAACGTGCGCACCGTGAAAGGAAAAGTCACCGAACTGCTGCGCCAGCTTGCCCCGGAAGACGATCCCGAAGACAATCAGGAAGCCGCAGACAATCCAGAAGAGACCAGCGCCTTTGACCCGCCCAGCCATTGGGTAGAAGAAAACGCTAACGGTACTTTCACCACCAGTGCCACGTGGGACGCACTCACCACCGCGAAAATAGTGGCCCTGATCCGGAAGTACGCTACCGAGAACAATGTCTCTTTCGCTGAAGCCCACGCCCGCCTCATCCTCGACAAGCCGGAGATCAGCCTAGTACTCAACCTGTACCAGGCTGGCGATATCGCCCATGCTCCGGTGTGGATGCCCGGGGTAGGCGACCTGAACCGGACCGACTCCACCCGCGCAGCCGACCTCGCCACCACCGTTCGTGATATCACCGACGCACGCGACGCAGAAACCGACAGCTACACCCCCACTGCACGGATCAAAGCGTATGTGGAAGGCCGTGACGGCACCTGTCGCTTCCCCGGCTGCACTCGTCCCGCAATGTACACCGATAAAGACCACCGCGTAGATCACGCCGCTGGCGGACCCACCAGCCCGCACAACCTGCTCAGCTTGTGCCGGCACCATCACAATAAGAAAACAGATGGCAGCATCGGCTACCTCCTCGATGGGTACTCCGGTGACGTCTACTGGCTTTACAAAGACGGCACATGGGAAGTCGACGAAGCAACCGGCCCCTTAAGCCCAAAGAAAGCTAACTGGCTGGTCACTTTCAACGACATCATCCAGAAGTCGAAACGAAAACCAGGCCCACGCAGAAAACCTCCGAAAATTCCTGCTGGGATGGACGCCGATGCCCCACCGTTCTAA